The Chelonoidis abingdonii isolate Lonesome George chromosome 11, CheloAbing_2.0, whole genome shotgun sequence genomic interval TTACTCCTACGAGTAGAGAGTTAGGGGACTCCTGCTGGTGTCTGCAGTTCAGTCATAGACTATAAGGCCAAAGGGGGCTGAGATCAGCTTGTCTGACCTCCcaagccagagacctgccccaaataATTCATGTTTGAACtggagcagatctcttagaaaaacagccgtgatggagaacccaccacaagccttggtaaactgttccagtggttaactaccctctctgttaaaaagtgtgcaccttatttctgggCTGAATTTCTCGCTTCAGCTCCGAGCCACTGGATCTTATTTAGATCTTTGTCTGTCTGCAAGGCTGAAGACCCCATTATCCATTTTTTGTCTCCCATATGTAGGCATGTGTAGACTGATCATGTCATTCTTTATCCTTTGTTAAGCTAACGAGATTGAGAGCTGAGAGTCTCACTACGAGGGTGGTTTTCCAGTCCTtgaaatcattcttgtggctctttggcCCTCTTCAGTTTATTAATGTCCTTCTTGAGTTGTGGATACCTGAACACACACTCCACCAGCAATCGCACCAGGGCCAAATATAGAGCTCCTCTAACTTCCCTACTCCTGCTTGAGATTCCTCTTTCTAcatcccttttggccacagtatcacCCTAGGAGCTCGTGTTCAGCCAATTATCCACTGTGTCCTCCAAGTCTAGTTCCGCTGATGGTAGTGGGATTCATCATCATGGCATGTCCCAGAGGGCCAGAGTAGTCTCATTGCAAATCAAGCGCCCTCCTGGTTCGATCTCCAAGTAGGACCTTAAGGCGGCCTGACTGTCAGTTTGTCCATCATTGGCAGTCTTATCTGAAGCGTTTGGCACCTGTGTAACCGCTGGCCCTGTGGCGGATTTCCTCTGTAAACAAGCTCTGGAATTCCTCGGCTTCCATCCTGATCTGTCAGAACCAAGAGCGCCGGTGAAACTGAACAGGTGTTGCAGGAAGTTGTTGCGGGGTTTGGCTGTGGGTATCCTCATTGCTaatcttgtcctgccacttacCGTGGAGCGACAACGTCAATCCGGCATTCCTCGGCTTTCCTCAGTGCCCACGGTTCACTGCCATGCGATAGAGTTGGCATAACTGTGTGCGGTTCTGTAGGTCTGTGGCTTTGCAGCTCGGTATCGCAGTGTCCCCACAGAGGCTGCTGACTGGCATGAAAcatgacagcagctgctgctcctacATGAGCCTTCTCCACCAGTGCCATCAGATATTGACGCTGTCGGATGCTTGCCGGTAATTGTTAATATACAACGCCATAAATGTGTGGCCTGCTGGGCCAGACGGATAATGGGTCTCTTCCCCACAGGGCCTTTGAGCAGAAGGCATTGGTGCAGGCAGAGTAGAATGTAGCTATTGAGAACTTGTTCAGTCGTTTGAGGTTGGCCAGGGAAGACCTACTTGAGACGGGGCAAAGGACCAGATGTTTGGTCAGACTCGACTCTGTTCTTCATTGCCAGGGACCTCCTCTGAACCTTTCACCTCTGTTCCCCCAGATTGGGATCCGTCTGTTCACAGTGCAGCCCCTAGCTTGGCTGCCCCCTTGGTCAAATCTCCTTGCTGTGGTGCAAGAGCCTTCCTAGGCCCGCGGACACTTGAGGGCCAGGTTCTTCTTGCATCTGCATCCAAAGCCGCTTTCCCTGGCAGCGTGGGACTCGAGCTTTTGCAGACAGGGTTGCTTGGATGAGATTCAGCTGCTCTGGCCGGATTCTTTCCTGTCAGCCACTAGGCAACCATGTGCTCTGCGTAAAAGACACTACACGGTATAAATCTGTGTGCTGTGCAAGCAGATGCTTGGCGCAAACTCCTGCGTATTGATCTGGCTGGGGAGCAGCTTTGAGGATGGCCTGCAGTACTCTAGGAGTGCTGGCGACAGCGTGGCGGAGGATGGGAGGCGGATTGCTGCATTGCACTGCCATAGGGGCTTAAAAATAAACCCCGTTGTCATTCCATGTGTGACGCCGCCCCCATAAATTACCCAGTGCTGTCAatcaccctcccccatccccaccccagttgctgaaagcagggctgggggaggagagggcagccaggagctgcctgGGAGGGCCGTGGAGAGGACTGCAGCAGTGTGCAGtgaaggcaggagcagaaggaggGAGCAGGCACCTTTGCAGGACATGACTCCACCACGCTGATCCGTTCCTTAAGTGCCTTTTGGATTCCGAGGCTATATAACCACTTGACTGGGATCCTGGGGAATATGATCTGTGTTACTAGAATTTAGAACCTCTCCCGTAACTTTGCCGCCTGTTCGGCATCATAGCAGAGGCAGGTACGGCCAGGATACTTGCACGAAAAGACCGTACAATCTACAAATAGCCTCAATTTCTTTTGTGCCTCCTGCTTTGAGGTGGCACCTTCTTACTTTCCTGGAGACCAGCGGATCATCGCGGCCTGGGTCCGCCGCTGGGTGTGGGACACTGGTCTTCCAGATATCTAGATTCACAAGGGAAGGAAGTCCTAGGTGACTGGATAGAGCAGGGTCTGCGGTCGGACTGTCAAATATTCCTGGATTGAGGAGGAAGTGGttaaaagtcaggacacctgcgtTCTATTCCCTGGGTGCCCCTGGCAAGTCTCATAATCTCGCTGTGCCTCACTTTCTAATCTAGAAAAAGGAGTGTCTGGCCTCAAAGCCTGTACTGTTTGAAAGGCTTTCCCAGGAGTTATCAGCACCAAGTGGGCTCGCACGTGTGTTACAAGTGCAACAGTCACTGCATGAATTTCCAGTGATCCCAGAAGCTTTGTCATGGGCAGGTTTCTGGAGGACATGGGCCTCGAAGCATTAACTGGCCTAAATATATTCCACCCCTACTCTGACTTCTCTGAAATGGAGTTTGAGGCTTCCAGCCAGTACCGGGGAGAAGGCAGAGTCCTGCAGAAAGCCTGCTGCAGCTGGAAGTCGGCCAGCCTTCCCCTGGGGgagagagctgctgctgcctctgcacatTTTGTTAATAAGCATGTTTGTGGCTAAACAAAGGCCTCTCCGCACTCGCGTCCAAGACGTGAGCCAAGGCCATCAAATAAAATCCCCAGAGtctgctggggctccagccctgagGCGGAGCGGCCCTCGGATCTTCCCTGATGAGTTGGGATTTCTCTGGCAAGACTTATTCTGGTAGAAGGCCTTCTGACCTCGCTAGGGAGTCTTGCCCCGCAGACTCAGGCCTTGTATTGTGCAGCGTGTCTTCCTGTGTGCATGCAGGGTTTTGTGCGGTACAGAGATGGGGGGGAGACAGGGGCGTAGGCCAGGAAGAAGGGAGTTGTGTCCTTAGCTGAGACTTCAGATGGGAAGGCAAGGTGGAGAGATACAGGAAGGCCGCTCCTGGTAGCGGCTGCTGCAAGGAAGACGACTCTTGTGGCGAGGGGTTGGACCGCCTGGGGCTGGTGAAGCAGCTGCCTATAGGAAGCAGAGTTGGAGACGGGTAGAGAGAAGGCTGAGCTGGAGCTTTGCAAAGAAGGGAGAGCAGCTTGGCAcagggcagcccagggagttgGCTGCGGAGGCGTTTTGTGCTCCCTGGGACACAGGAGCGTGTAGAAGTGTAAACAAGCAACAGGGAGGGAGGCGCGAGGTTCTCTGCAGAGCAGCTTAAAACTCAATTGCTGGGAGGCTTTTATAATCTGTGATCCCAGGATTTCTGGCCATGGGGCGTCTGGTGACTACAGTCCAAAGTGACTCTGCTTCTGGCTTGTAGTAGCAATTCTTCGCATTTCCCTTCCCTCTGAGGGTCATCCAGGGCTTGACAAATAGCTTCTCAGCACCCCTCTCTAACGAGCTGAGAGTGTCCCCATCCTGTAAACCCTGCTCTCTCACACCGGGCTAGGGTGATCAAGTGTCtcaatttttatagggacagtcccgatttttgggtctttttcctatataggctcctattatttcccccgcccccagtctcCCCCATCGCCTGTCCCAGTTTTTcgtacttgctgtctggtcattgTACACAGGCCACGCCGAGGCTCtgactccagtcccctgctctagccactaacGGAGCCGACATCTCAGCACGCCAGGCTGAGGCACAGTAGACAAGCAGGGATGCAagtgctctgctccagcttctgcATTACTCTTCAGCTCCTCTCCCGCATAGGAGCGGCTGCTGACTGCAAGCCCTCAAAGCTGTCGGTGGGGTTCGGGCACCAGATGAGCTGTTGTGGAGACGGTTCTGACCTGAGCTCGAACGTGGCTGGCAGTTGTATTAACTCTGTCCCCATTACAGATCCTGCTTGTCTCTTTGACCCCGTGGATGgcgtttctctctcctctccctcttcctttccctaaCTAGCTTCCTGGTGAGAGTCCTAGTGTTGCCAGGACAGGTCCCTCTGCTGCAGCAGCTAGCAGGATGGCTTTGTTTGGGATGACCTCGTGCCTGCACTGCTGCGTTGTTTCTGTTTCACTATCACCTGCAGCCCCGTTGTGCTAGACACCTCATGCAGAAGTATCTACAGCCCCTGCCACATATTGTGTATGGACCCAGtgattttttctcctttctgctgTAAAAGGTCAGGGCTCTGTCCTGCTTCCTCCCACACGCCTGCTATCACATTACACCTCTGCTGCTGCACCGCGATCCAGACCTGCGGCACCCCCTGATcttccagccctggctcccacacagctctgctacaCCCTAGGGCGGAGCAACCAAATGGCACTCATTCTGAGTTACGTGGTGTCTGTGGGTTGTTTTGGTGACATTTTCGATGTACACCGTCACAGTTTGTTTGTCAGCAAACTACAAACATGCTCAGGTTGGGCCGAGGCACAGGCTATGCTTTTGTAATTGCTGCGTGTCCCTGCGTGATCAGATAGGCGAGCAAGCCCTTCCGTTTCGTAACTGGGGGGTGCACAAACCCGCAGCCCATGCAAACCATCTGCCTCTCCTGGCTGGAGTTGGTAAGACAGGGCAGCCAGGTGAGAAGGGGAGGACGGTGCCATCATCAGACACAGCTGGAGGTGGGGAAAAGTCACGTCCTGCATAAATGGACAGAGATGACGCCGTTTAGATAAAACAGGTTCCCATAGGAGGTGGAGTTGGGAGTGTTAAACTCCTCAGGCTTTTCTAACCTGCAGAGAAGAGACATCAAGGAAAGATGGAAAACCCCCCAGCCTAGCTACTGACTGGCTTGGAGGCCGGCTCAGATCTGTCCCAGGTTAGCAGCGAGCTCTGTGGTGACTCCTGCCTGAGATGAGCTGGTGGGGATCTCCTCTCAGTCCACAGCAGGCACCACACCCATCAGCAGTGCTCTGCTGGCAGAGAGGCCAGGTGGATAGGACTGGAGACTGTGTGCAggttgggggtgtgtggaggTGTGTGCTTGCACTGGTAGGTGTTAAGAACCTGCCCCTTGTTTGTCCCTGTTGGTGTCGCTCCCTGTTGAGCTGTGTGGCAGCCCCCAGGCGTGTCATGTTCATCACCAGAcgtttcattttccttttttttcttttctgtgtgtcttttttttgttttttgtttccctccccatcccatatCCTGCGCGAAGACCATCGTGCGGGGAAACAAAACTGCCAAGGACGGCTCCCTGACCTGGCTGCTGGATGAGTTTGAGAACATGTCGGTGTCCCGCTCCAACTCGCTGCGCCGGGACAGCCCCCCCCTCCAGCCGCGCCGCGACCAGCTCTTCCACCAGAACGGCCTCAATGAGGGGCCGGCCAAAGCCCAGCCCCTCGAGGACAGGAATAAGGACCACAAAGAGAGGACTCGCCATGAGACCAGGAACGAGCTGGATCGGGACAGGGAGAGGAACCGGGACAGGGAGGAGAACCGGGCCCAGCCACAGCAGCCCCGAGGGCAGGAGCCCAGCAGCAAATCCACCAAGCACCCTGGTGGCAGGCCGCCCCCTCCTGAGTACCACAAGCCCTCTAAGGAGGGCAGGCCCAGAGCCCATGACCGGGATGGCAGGCGGGACTACCCTGCGGAGAGGGACTACAGCGAGCCGGCCGACCGCGTGGTCAGGAGGGATCGCAACGACGCCTCCGACAAGAGACCCAAGTCCACGTACACCGGGGAGAAAAGCCCGCAGTCCCCGCGGGACAAACGCCCGCTCTCCGGGCCCAATATCCGGACTCCAAATATCCCTGTCTCCGAAGGGGTGATGAAGACAGCTCAGCAGACCGGGCGGCCTTTTAATACCTACCCACGAGCTGAGACTGACCCTGTCAGGGGCACAGGTTCTCAGGTAAAGGTTCCCCCACCCCTCGGGCCATGATCCTGACTATCTGGCAGCTAAGGCTGAGCCGTGTTTGCACTCGGTTCACTCCCAACCTGCCATCAGTGCCCCCAAAGCAGATGCATCCTCCCAGGCAAAGCACCCCCCCTCCTTTGCTTCAGGAGTTAATCCTCCGCTAAAGGGCTTCTTCCATAAGGCATATCCACTCTTGATGGATTTAAGGCGTATCGAACCAGGTGTTTCTGGCTGGCTGTTGGCGTGGGTGGCGGGATGGTTTGTGGCCATCTTCCTGCTTGTCTGGGCGCTTCTGTGCATTGTGGCGCTAAACGTCTAGTGTGCAGCGAAGATGGTTCGTTCCTCTCGAACAGCTGCGCGCTCTGCGGCCGATGCTGCCTCCTGCAGGAGCCGGTTCCCTGGACCGCTGCCTCTGAGCCCGGTAGCAAGCCGATGCCACCGCTACACTGATCTCCTTCAACGGCTGCATGCTCTGCATCACCACTGCCTTGGCTCTCTGTCCTCCTCTAGCAAGCCTGGCACTGCCGCACCGCACTGTCATCCGGATGCAGCTTTGCTCCCTGCACTGTCTCCTGGAACAGCACATGTCTCCTCTACACGTGCTGCTTTCTCGGTAGCTCTCCCGCACTGCGCTCCTGCACCTTTCCTGCGGCCACCGTGCTCCCTGTAGCAATCCTGCACCGCCACTGCTCTGTCCTGTGTGTTAGGAATGCTGACGGATGCTTGAGGCCTCTCTCGCAAGGCCGTGTCCAATAGAACCACCTGTAGATGCTGTCTGGATGTCTggttctcttcttcctttcctcgtaccttttccctctccccataGCCGTCCCAGTGCAGATCTCTcgctctgtctctctcatgcAGCAGTAGGTAAACTCTCCTCTCTAATCACTGCTGTCTCTCTTCAGACACTGTCTCAGTAAGTCTTCTCTGGGAATCCCATGGGAGGATGCCACACTGAtgtctttttcctcttcttccctgTACCCTGTTGGCAGGGAAGATTTCAGAGTGGGAAGCAGCTTTTGCTCCGTGCGAAGGCAGTAGGCGGGCGGAGAGCCTGGGGTTGATGCTGCATCTCCTGGCCCCTCTGTTCTAGGTTCAGCTGCTGATGTgctgtttctttttcctctctctctccttccaggcAGAGCCCAGGTCTGCAAGGCCCCAGGAAATGACATCCAACGGGCCAGTAAGCGGGAGCAGTAGCTCCTCCAGGGTCCACCAGCCAGGCCAGCCAAGGTCCAAAAACCCAGAGCCACCCCATCCGGGAATCTCCCCACACGCATCAGAGCCCCACTTAACTCGCATCCCCCAGTCAGCCCCCCAGCCATCTTATTCCCAGCAGCCGccgccacctcttccccccacggCCTCCCAGCAGCCCCGCTCCCCGCAGCGTGAGCCCCAGCGggtctcccacgaacagttccgaGCCGCCCTGCAGATGGTGGTTGACCCGGGCGACCCCCGGACCTACCTGGACAACTTCATTAAAATCGGCGAAGGCTCCACAGGCATCGTCTGCATCGCCACGGTCAAGAGCACAGGGAAGCTGGTGGCCGTGAAGAAAATGGACCTGCGGAAGCAGCAAAGACGCGAGCTGCTGTTTAATGAGGTAGGTGGCATATCTAACCCACGGGAGCTTCTCCACACCTAggtgggagccccactgcttcaGAGCCCAGCCTTCCGGACAGGCGATGGTGGGGACTGCAGTCCCCTTCGCTGGGTCGCAGGCTTGGAATCCTAAAGGAGAGCAGGCCGTTCGGCCAGGCTTTGAAGCAGCGCTGACACCAGGTGAGCTCTGTGTTCACCTGGAGGCCAGGAGCGCACCAGGTGCTTGACAGCACAGCTGGAAAAAGGcaggggggagattttcaaaagcgcttgCATGCCAGATTGAGAAGCAGCTTGGGATCAGCTTGAAAGTTCTGTTCTAGGTAGGGTCTCGTACTGCGCTCATCTCTGTAGAGTCTGAGCTCCTTCCAGACGTGCCTTAAGCAAAGTGACTGACATCTGTATGTTGGTTTTGTCATGCTGTGCCCTGGGCGGAAAGTATGGATTGGGCGGGGGATGTTTTGGACCGTCCTGTACACATGTGCGTTGCTATCTGTTGGAGAAGGAATTCACCCTTCGTTCCTGAGGGAGTTCGTTCTGCAGTCTCAGACCAGCCCCTGAAACGGCTTCGTCCCCTGgacagatgagctttacccttattGCAGAAACTTGTTCATAGTGCCAGAGGAGTGTCGCTGATGACTGCGATCTTCATCGCAAAGTTTTAGTCCATCTTTGAGATATCCTGGGCCCAGGACATTGAGTGCCTTAAAGATAAAGGGAGAAAGGTCTTTGGCCATCTCAAGATGCAGATGGGCGTTCAGCAGGGTTTTCAGAAGGGCCTgagtgagttaggtgcctgaccTGCTTAGatgattttgaaaaatctcactagGCGCCCGCCTGCACCTTTAGGTGCATAAATTCCTTTACAGAGCCAGCCAATTCCCCCTGAAAGGTGACGAGACGAGACTCAGAAGTCAGTTCTGAAAATCGATGTAGGCTCCCCAGTTACAGAGGGTCCCTGCCCCCTTTTCCCCATGAGCTTCCAGTCTGACATTGGCTGTGATGCAAGGAGTTGGTGTACCAGGCCTTAGCAAAGGTTATGGCCGTAAAGTCGCAGTGGCAGGTTACGGGTACAGGCACTGTCCGTTCAGGATAATGGGCTGGCTTATGGCAgcagtggggagaagagaagggctCAGATAAATCTCCAGGCACTGGGAGGGCGAATTGAAAGGAGCAGGGAGCATCGTTTAGGATGATCCCAAGGGGATTAATTAGGAGGAATGGGATGCGGTTAAGCCATGGACTGTTTAGGCTGAATCTCAGGAGATGCTTCCTAGCCTTGGACTCTGTTACCGCAGCTTCTCTCGCACTGTGGTTCACACAGTACAGCCTGGTCCCGTGGCGATTGGCTCCTCTTTATTTCCAGCTGTGAAACCATAAGGAGCTAAAAATGCATCGAGCGCAGCTAATATCACTTCTCTGtgtgagcaacagcagcagatgcCATTGGGAAACAGGGTGGCCTTGActggaggaggggtgagggacagggaatgggagggggcaggaagccAGGAGGCAAAGGCATGGCCACGCTGTGAGGCGCTTCGGGAGCCCTGCTGTATGAAGCTGCAGAAATCGCCTTCCCTTGGGCAGCCCCATTGCCTGAATCTCTTTAATCTGGGCTGGAGAAAGCACCACACAATGATCAGCTACATTCCCCTGAGGTGCAAACAGGCCTGCTAATGCAGAGCTGTTAAGGGCCCTTGTTAACCCTGGGCCGTCTGTCTAACCCTGAGCTCCCCAAGTGCAGCCACTCGCTGCTTGAAGGCGCCGCACGACATCCTCCTTTCAGTTCACTGCCTAGGAAAGCCCATGCGCTTAGCACCAGCCCAAGCCGAGCCCAAGCTAGTGTAGCGCAGGGTCTCCGGACTGCGCGGGGGGAGGCAGGATCGACGCTGGCTGCTCATTGGGCCCTCTCTGCGCTACCCCGGCTCAGCTGATGGGTTTGGATAGACGCTCCCCATGCATTCCTAGCATGGGCTCATTAGGGCAGGACCCTGTTAGCCTCGTTCCTCCCTAGTCACCGAATCAGCAACGCCCAATCCTCACCCAGTAGCACTTACTGTTACCTCTCCCTCTGTGACTTCTGTTGCCCACATGGCAAATGCCACAGGCATACAGTCTCCTTGTAGAGCGAGTGCCACCCGAACCGATCTCTAGCTAGGCCCTAGGGTGGCATTTCTGGTGGGGTGAACCCTGCCTTTTAGGGAACCACATTCGTCAGGTTTCTTTTACCCTCCTTTCTAAAAAGGCTTTTCCTCTGTACATCACGGAGCTGCGTCCTCGTTTGCGTTGCCAGCCCCGTTCCTGCGCCGGCCATAA includes:
- the PAK4 gene encoding serine/threonine-protein kinase PAK 4 isoform X2 yields the protein MFSKKKKRVEISAPSNFEHRVHTGYDQQEQKFTGLPRQWQGIIEESAKRPKPLVDPVCITAIQHGSQKTIVRGNKTAKDGSLTWLLDEFENMSVSRSNSLRRDSPPLQPRRDQLFHQNGLNEGPAKAQPLEDRNKDHKERTRHETRNELDRDRERNRDREENRAQPQQPRGQEPSSKSTKHPGGRPPPPEYHKPSKEGRPRAHDRDGRRDYPAERDYSEPADRVVRRDRNDASDKRPKSTYTGEKSPQSPRDKRPLSGPNIRTPNIPVSEGVMKTAQQTGRPFNTYPRAETDPVRGTGSQAEPRSARPQEMTSNGPVSGSSSSSRVHQPGQPRSKNPEPPHPGISPHASEPHLTRIPQSAPQPSYSQQPPPPLPPTASQQPRSPQREPQRVSHEQFRAALQMVVDPGDPRTYLDNFIKIGEGSTGIVCIATVKSTGKLVAVKKMDLRKQQRRELLFNEVVIMRDYQHENVVEMYNSYLVGDELWVVMEFLEGGALTDIVTHTRMNEEQIAAVCLAVLKALSVLHAQGVIHRDIKSDSILLTHDGKVKLSDFGFCAQVNKEVPRRKSLVGTPYWMAPELISRLPYGPEVDIWSLGVMVIEMVDGEPPYFNEPPLKAMKMIRDNLPPKLKNVHKVSPSLKGFLDRLLVRDPVQRASANELLKHPFLAKAGPPSSIVPLMRQNRMR
- the PAK4 gene encoding serine/threonine-protein kinase PAK 4 isoform X1 — its product is MEMKSQEEWACLLANVTMFSKKKKRVEISAPSNFEHRVHTGYDQQEQKFTGLPRQWQGIIEESAKRPKPLVDPVCITAIQHGSQKTIVRGNKTAKDGSLTWLLDEFENMSVSRSNSLRRDSPPLQPRRDQLFHQNGLNEGPAKAQPLEDRNKDHKERTRHETRNELDRDRERNRDREENRAQPQQPRGQEPSSKSTKHPGGRPPPPEYHKPSKEGRPRAHDRDGRRDYPAERDYSEPADRVVRRDRNDASDKRPKSTYTGEKSPQSPRDKRPLSGPNIRTPNIPVSEGVMKTAQQTGRPFNTYPRAETDPVRGTGSQAEPRSARPQEMTSNGPVSGSSSSSRVHQPGQPRSKNPEPPHPGISPHASEPHLTRIPQSAPQPSYSQQPPPPLPPTASQQPRSPQREPQRVSHEQFRAALQMVVDPGDPRTYLDNFIKIGEGSTGIVCIATVKSTGKLVAVKKMDLRKQQRRELLFNEVVIMRDYQHENVVEMYNSYLVGDELWVVMEFLEGGALTDIVTHTRMNEEQIAAVCLAVLKALSVLHAQGVIHRDIKSDSILLTHDGKVKLSDFGFCAQVNKEVPRRKSLVGTPYWMAPELISRLPYGPEVDIWSLGVMVIEMVDGEPPYFNEPPLKAMKMIRDNLPPKLKNVHKVSPSLKGFLDRLLVRDPVQRASANELLKHPFLAKAGPPSSIVPLMRQNRMR